The following are from one region of the Paenibacillus sp. KS-LC4 genome:
- the hemC gene encoding hydroxymethylbilane synthase: protein MTAHIKEKRTIIVGTRQSALALTQTGQVIDELKRISEQHGFDYSFEIRKIVTKGDQILDVTLSKVGGKGLFVKEIEQALLDGEIDMAVHSMKDMPYELPEGLVNGAIPKRVDPRDCLIMKQGDSLAALPQGAKVGTSSLRRSSQLKNLRPDLVVQSIRGNIDSRIRKLETEGFDAIVLAAAGLSRMGWENRISAFLQEDVSVPAVGQGALGIECRGNDGQIRELLDLFNDAETAYAVRAERSFLGALNGGCQIPIGAHAVVCKGADGTLEGAELMLTGIVGSADGEVLLKEIKRGSDPEALGKEVAAALIARGADRILAEIGG from the coding sequence ATGACAGCACACATTAAGGAAAAGCGTACCATAATCGTAGGGACCCGCCAAAGTGCACTGGCGCTTACACAAACAGGGCAAGTGATTGACGAGCTTAAACGAATCAGTGAGCAGCATGGCTTCGACTATTCGTTCGAAATTCGAAAAATCGTCACAAAAGGCGATCAAATTCTCGATGTGACGTTATCGAAGGTTGGCGGAAAAGGATTGTTCGTAAAGGAGATCGAGCAAGCGCTGCTGGATGGCGAAATTGATATGGCGGTCCATAGCATGAAGGATATGCCATATGAGCTGCCTGAGGGGTTAGTGAATGGGGCGATTCCGAAGCGCGTTGATCCGCGCGATTGCCTCATTATGAAGCAGGGAGACAGTCTCGCTGCTTTGCCGCAGGGCGCAAAAGTTGGAACGAGCAGCCTGCGCCGCTCATCTCAGCTCAAAAATCTGCGTCCCGACTTAGTTGTACAATCCATTAGAGGCAACATTGATTCCCGTATTCGCAAGCTGGAAACGGAAGGGTTCGATGCCATCGTTCTTGCAGCCGCTGGTCTCAGCAGAATGGGCTGGGAAAACCGTATATCTGCCTTTTTGCAGGAGGACGTATCGGTGCCGGCTGTTGGGCAAGGTGCGCTTGGTATAGAATGCCGAGGAAATGACGGACAGATTCGCGAGCTGCTTGATTTATTTAATGATGCCGAAACCGCTTATGCGGTTCGGGCCGAGCGGAGCTTTCTTGGCGCGCTTAATGGCGGCTGCCAAATTCCGATTGGCGCACATGCCGTTGTGTGTAAAGGGGCAGACGGTACGCTGGAAGGCGCGGAGCTTATGCTAACTGGAATTGTAGGCTCGGCGGATGGAGAAGTGCTGCTGAAGGAAATCAAGAGGGGCAGCGATCCAGAGGCGCTGGGTAAGGAAGTGGCCGCAGCGCTTATTGCAAGAGGAGCGGACCGCATTTTAGCGGAAATCGGGGGATAG
- a CDS encoding bifunctional precorrin-2 dehydrogenase/sirohydrochlorin ferrochelatase — translation MNGYYPVMLKLQGSRCIVVGGGPVAERKVLGLLEAGADQVTVIALVFTPQLEELARTGHIEAEARAYASEDAKAARLLFAATDQAELNRQIMLDGEQAGIWVNRADEAGEGTFINPSVVRRGELVIAVSASGASPALSSRIREELSKQYGSEYIGSTARLKELRERVKLTIADHRLRREVLKLAAHEAPWQGEEDGDLDGWIRRLIAATDRRNT, via the coding sequence CTGCATCGTTGTGGGCGGAGGCCCTGTTGCCGAGCGCAAGGTGCTGGGGCTGCTTGAGGCGGGAGCCGATCAGGTGACGGTTATTGCGCTTGTTTTTACTCCGCAGCTAGAGGAGCTTGCGCGTACTGGTCATATCGAGGCGGAAGCGAGAGCTTATGCGAGCGAGGATGCGAAGGCGGCACGGCTTCTTTTTGCCGCTACGGATCAGGCCGAGCTGAATCGCCAAATTATGCTGGATGGCGAGCAAGCTGGCATCTGGGTTAATCGTGCAGATGAGGCAGGGGAAGGAACTTTTATTAATCCGTCGGTTGTGAGGCGCGGCGAACTGGTCATTGCCGTTTCTGCATCAGGAGCGAGCCCGGCGTTATCCTCTCGTATTCGGGAGGAGCTATCGAAGCAGTATGGCTCGGAATATATAGGCAGTACAGCTAGGCTGAAGGAGCTTCGTGAACGGGTGAAGCTCACCATAGCCGACCATAGGCTGCGACGCGAGGTGTTGAAGCTTGCAGCGCACGAAGCGCCATGGCAAGGCGAGGAAGACGGCGATTTAGACGGCTGGATTAGGCGGCTCATCGCAGCAACTGACAGGAGGAATACATAA
- the hemL gene encoding glutamate-1-semialdehyde 2,1-aminomutase has product MNHSSTGRSDTRSREAFARAKQVIPGGVNSPVRAFKSVGLNPVYMERGQGSRVFDIDGNSYIDYVASWGPLIMGHAHPEVVEAIKRTAEKGTSFGAPTELETLMAELVCERLPSVDVVRMVNSGTEATMSALRLARGFTKRSKIVKFEGSYHGHADSLLIKAGSGVATLGLPDSPGVPESIASQTITVPYNDIESIKLVFEKYGEEIACVIVEPIAGNMGVVPPLPGFLQGLRDITEQYGSLLIFDEVMTGFRVHYSSAQGLYGIKPDITCFGKVIGGGLPVGAYGGRRDLMELIAPSGPIYQAGTLSGNPLAMAAGYTTLKLLTPETYELLERQAVRLQRGFEANAKAAGIASTINRVGSMVCPFFTETHVINYDTAKTSDLERFKAYFAAMLELGVSVAPSQFEGMFVSAVHTDEDIDATIAANAAALSRL; this is encoded by the coding sequence ATGAATCATTCATCTACAGGCAGAAGCGATACACGCTCACGCGAGGCATTCGCGCGGGCCAAGCAAGTCATTCCCGGCGGTGTGAACAGTCCGGTTCGCGCTTTTAAATCCGTAGGCTTGAACCCGGTTTATATGGAGCGCGGCCAAGGCAGCCGCGTATTTGATATCGACGGCAACAGCTATATTGATTACGTCGCTTCATGGGGACCGCTCATTATGGGTCATGCGCATCCCGAAGTTGTCGAAGCGATCAAGCGTACCGCAGAAAAAGGCACCAGCTTTGGGGCACCGACTGAACTGGAGACGCTTATGGCGGAGCTGGTGTGCGAGCGCTTGCCTTCGGTCGATGTGGTTCGGATGGTCAACTCCGGCACAGAAGCGACGATGAGCGCTTTGCGTCTTGCACGCGGCTTTACGAAGCGCAGCAAAATCGTCAAATTTGAAGGCTCTTATCATGGTCATGCCGACAGCTTGCTCATTAAAGCGGGTTCCGGTGTGGCGACGCTAGGCTTACCTGATAGTCCCGGCGTTCCAGAGAGCATTGCCTCGCAGACGATAACCGTGCCTTACAATGATATCGAGTCGATCAAGCTCGTATTTGAAAAATATGGCGAGGAAATTGCCTGCGTCATCGTCGAGCCGATTGCCGGCAATATGGGCGTAGTTCCGCCGCTTCCGGGCTTTCTGCAAGGCCTGCGTGATATAACGGAGCAATACGGCAGCCTGCTTATTTTTGATGAAGTAATGACCGGTTTTCGCGTCCACTACAGCAGTGCGCAAGGGCTGTACGGAATTAAGCCAGATATCACTTGCTTCGGCAAGGTAATCGGGGGCGGATTGCCGGTCGGCGCTTATGGCGGCAGACGCGATCTGATGGAGCTTATAGCGCCGAGTGGTCCAATTTATCAGGCGGGCACGCTGTCCGGCAATCCGCTGGCGATGGCTGCTGGTTATACGACGCTCAAGCTACTGACGCCGGAAACATATGAGCTTCTGGAGCGCCAAGCGGTTCGGTTGCAGCGCGGCTTTGAAGCAAATGCGAAGGCGGCTGGCATTGCTTCGACGATTAATCGTGTCGGCTCGATGGTATGTCCGTTTTTCACCGAAACGCATGTCATCAATTACGATACAGCCAAAACATCCGATTTAGAGCGCTTCAAGGCGTATTTTGCCGCTATGCTGGAGCTTGGCGTGAGCGTCGCTCCATCGCAGTTTGAAGGCATGTTCGTATCGGCTGTCCATACCGATGAAGATATTGATGCAACGATTGCTGCCAACGCGGCTGCTTTGAGCAGATTG
- the cobA gene encoding uroporphyrinogen-III C-methyltransferase: MMGKGIVYLVGAGPGDAKLITLRGLEYLKKSDVVVYDRLASPRLLAHMKPGAEKVYVGKLPDRHTMKQEEINQLLVDLALQGKVVTRLKGGDPTIFGRVGEEAGLLKENGISFEIVPGITSAIAVPAYAGIPVTHRDFASSLSIITGHESPDKLDRSIYWDKVTNATGTLIFLMGVAKIGYIANQLMKHGKLGTTPVALVRWGTRVEQQTVVGTLATIEQMVREANFQPPAVIVVGDVVLQREQLQWYESKPLFGTRVLVTRARAQASELADLVDELGGEPCEYPVIDIREPQEASAVATLRAALSEAEQYGWLMFTSVNGVEYFYRWLRRFGIDIRRFHKARIAAVGPRTAEALENRGLTVELLPAKFQAEGLLEQLADELQAGERVLLPRGDLAREVLPRELAAKGLLPTEIDVYETVLADTQDDQVLEWINEQQIHMITFTSSSTVTNLLEKLRRSGISDPVQAILDIPAISIGPLTSATMKEAGLRVAAEAEQATIPSLIDAMIKYRSAERT; this comes from the coding sequence ATGATGGGGAAAGGTATCGTTTATTTGGTTGGCGCGGGGCCAGGTGACGCCAAGCTGATTACGCTTCGCGGCTTGGAGTATCTGAAGAAAAGCGACGTTGTCGTCTACGACCGCTTGGCAAGCCCAAGGCTGCTTGCACATATGAAGCCGGGCGCTGAGAAAGTATACGTAGGCAAGCTTCCCGATCGCCACACGATGAAGCAGGAGGAAATTAACCAGCTGCTTGTGGACCTTGCTTTGCAAGGCAAGGTAGTGACGAGGCTTAAGGGTGGCGATCCGACGATTTTTGGCCGCGTAGGCGAGGAAGCGGGACTGCTTAAGGAGAACGGCATAAGCTTTGAAATTGTGCCCGGTATTACTTCTGCGATTGCTGTGCCTGCTTATGCTGGCATTCCGGTGACACATCGTGATTTCGCTTCCTCACTTTCAATCATTACGGGACATGAAAGCCCTGATAAGCTGGATCGCTCGATCTATTGGGACAAGGTAACGAATGCTACAGGAACGCTTATTTTTCTAATGGGCGTAGCCAAAATTGGCTATATTGCCAATCAGCTCATGAAGCATGGCAAGCTTGGCACGACGCCTGTTGCGTTAGTGCGCTGGGGAACGAGAGTCGAGCAGCAGACCGTTGTCGGCACGCTTGCTACGATTGAGCAAATGGTGCGGGAGGCTAATTTTCAGCCGCCAGCTGTCATTGTCGTTGGCGATGTAGTGCTGCAGCGGGAGCAATTGCAGTGGTACGAAAGCAAGCCGCTGTTTGGCACGCGCGTGCTTGTAACGCGAGCGAGAGCACAGGCAAGCGAGCTGGCTGACCTTGTAGATGAGCTGGGCGGCGAACCATGCGAATATCCTGTCATTGATATCCGCGAGCCTCAGGAGGCCTCAGCGGTCGCTACACTGCGTGCTGCACTTTCGGAAGCGGAGCAATATGGCTGGCTCATGTTCACGAGCGTAAATGGCGTGGAGTATTTCTATCGGTGGCTGCGGCGCTTCGGCATTGATATCCGGCGCTTCCATAAGGCGAGAATCGCCGCCGTTGGCCCGAGGACAGCCGAGGCGCTGGAAAATCGCGGGCTGACTGTCGAGCTGCTGCCAGCAAAGTTTCAGGCTGAAGGGCTGCTGGAGCAGCTTGCTGACGAGCTGCAGGCTGGCGAGCGGGTACTGCTGCCGCGTGGTGACTTGGCGCGTGAGGTGCTGCCGCGCGAACTGGCAGCCAAGGGACTGCTGCCAACGGAAATTGACGTATACGAAACCGTGCTTGCCGATACGCAGGATGATCAGGTGCTGGAATGGATCAACGAGCAGCAGATTCACATGATTACGTTCACCAGCTCCTCCACGGTGACGAACCTGCTGGAGAAGCTGCGCCGCAGCGGCATTAGCGATCCTGTTCAAGCGATTTTGGACATTCCGGCGATCAGCATTGGGCCGCTGACATCAGCTACGATGAAAGAAGCAGGCCTGCGTGTAGCCGCTGAGGCTGAGCAGGCGACAATTCCATCGCTTATTGATGCGATGATTAAGTACCGCAGTGCAGAACGGACATAA
- the hemB gene encoding porphobilinogen synthase gives MAFPVVRHRRLRQSAALRSMVRETALSANDFIYPIFVTVGTNVKEEIASMPGVYHFSLDRLEEEIREVVALGIPSVMLFGVPADKDSEGTSAFAPDGIVQEAIRAVKSWAPELLVIADTCLCQFTDHGHCGLIHVHERTGNAEVDNDASLIQLVRTAVSQAEAGADMIAPSNMMDGFVGAIREGLDEAGFTHIPILSYAVKYASAFYGPFREAAHSTPQFGDRKTYQMDPANAREALREAESDVIEGADMLMVKPALAYMDVIRLLKEHFDLPVAAYNVSGEYAMVKAAAANGWIDERAIVLETLTGMKRAGADILITYHAKDAARWLKGAE, from the coding sequence ATGGCATTTCCTGTCGTAAGACATCGGAGATTGCGGCAATCCGCCGCTCTTCGCAGCATGGTTAGGGAAACGGCGCTTTCTGCTAATGATTTTATTTATCCTATTTTTGTAACGGTGGGCACGAACGTGAAGGAAGAAATCGCGTCAATGCCAGGCGTTTATCATTTTTCATTAGACCGCTTGGAAGAGGAGATCAGAGAGGTTGTGGCTCTGGGTATTCCATCCGTCATGCTGTTTGGCGTTCCTGCTGACAAAGATAGCGAAGGCACCTCCGCATTTGCGCCTGATGGCATTGTGCAAGAGGCCATCCGTGCGGTGAAGAGCTGGGCGCCAGAGCTTCTCGTTATTGCAGATACATGCCTTTGTCAATTTACAGATCATGGCCATTGCGGCCTAATCCATGTGCATGAGCGTACAGGCAACGCAGAGGTTGATAATGATGCCTCGCTGATACAGCTTGTTCGTACAGCCGTTTCCCAAGCAGAGGCAGGCGCGGATATGATCGCTCCATCCAACATGATGGACGGCTTCGTGGGCGCTATTCGCGAAGGCTTAGACGAAGCGGGCTTTACGCATATTCCGATTTTGTCCTACGCGGTCAAATATGCTTCCGCTTTTTATGGACCGTTTCGTGAAGCGGCGCATTCAACACCGCAATTCGGCGACCGCAAGACGTATCAGATGGATCCTGCCAATGCGCGCGAGGCGCTGCGGGAAGCGGAGTCTGACGTCATTGAAGGCGCGGATATGCTAATGGTTAAGCCAGCGCTTGCGTATATGGACGTTATTCGCCTGCTTAAGGAGCATTTTGACCTGCCGGTGGCAGCGTACAATGTGAGCGGCGAATATGCGATGGTAAAAGCGGCAGCGGCAAATGGGTGGATTGACGAGCGCGCTATCGTATTGGAGACGCTGACCGGAATGAAGCGGGCTGGTGCGGACATTTTGATTACGTACCATGCGAAGGATGCGGCACGCTGGTTGAAAGGGGCTGAATAG